In Arachis stenosperma cultivar V10309 chromosome 1, arast.V10309.gnm1.PFL2, whole genome shotgun sequence, one DNA window encodes the following:
- the LOC130941596 gene encoding uncharacterized protein LOC130941596 encodes MASSQERGAYRANCFAQDFRKPNSSDQPSSFSKDLESDWPHSSSVDDHDLNSDRSTTGKRWWLNVKTNMGGRASYTSQPHSSWRSEQCAVYGFVDDDIKLGGDQSDFDALSYAESANVAVDHPWYASPTCVKTSSNTKMSKTEASLHNDFHLTAKKKEQKEFCFSDGHFMDCDIADFLSYEQCKTSASDLESHLMGAEKTGPWWRTAGKDELASLVAQRSIDHIENCDLPQPQTKHIKQKPSVDLDKTPLSSIDWRAKTGSPNINSCTSGTPTSGYSYQDSNMNFCSSQSKDSSSSSEDRQTNSENSSVSDLLEALCHSQKRAREAEKAAQQAYSEKEHLLSLFFRQASQLFAYKQWFHILQLENLCLQLQNINQPLLNLIPASLPSMSMKEMQLKKKSHRRNGNKKCGIGKCVVAFAVGLGLSGAGLILGWTWTMGWMFPSL; translated from the exons ATGGCATCATCACAAGAGAGGGGTGCTTATAGAGCTAATTGTTTTGCTCAAGATTTTAGGAAGCCTAATTCTTCTGATCAACCATCATCATTTTCGAAAGATTTAGAATCTGATTGGCCGCATAGTAGTTCTGTTGATGATCATGATTTGAATTCTGATAGATCAACAACAGGAAAGAGATGGTGGCTGAATGTGAAAACCAACATGGGGGGAAGAGCAAGTTATACATCTCAGCCTCACTCTTCTTGGCGGTCTGAGCAGTGTGCCGTGTATGGTTTTGTTGATGATGATATCAAACTTGGGGGAGATCAATCTGATTTTGATGCTCTTTCATATGCCGAAAGCGCCAATGTAGCCGTAGATCACCCATGGTATGCCTCTCCAACATGCGTGAAAACCAGCAGCAATACCAAGATGTCGAAAACCGAGGCTTCACTGCATAATGATTTTCATTTAACAGCTAAGAAGAAAGAACAGAAAGAATTCTGTTTCTCTGATGGTCATTTTATGGACTGTGATATTGCTGATTTTTTGTCCTATGAACAATGTAAAACGTCAGCTTCTGATCTGGAGTCACATTTGATGGGAGCAGAGAAAACCGGGCCTTGGTGGCGCACTGCTGGAAAAGACGAGTTGGCTTCCTTGGTTGCTCAAAGGTCAATTGACCATATAGAGAATTGTGATCTCCCTCAGCCACAAACTAAACATATTAAGCAGAAGCCCAGTGTTGACCTTGACAAAACTCCACTATCATCTATAGACTGGAGAGCCAAGACTGGTTCTCCCAATATCAATAGTTGTACATCTGGAACTCCCACCTCTGGCTATTCTTATCAGGATTCAAACATGAATTTCTG TTCGAGCCAGAGCAAGGATTCTAGTTCGAGCAGCGAGGATCGGCAAACAAATTCTGAGAACAGTAgcgtgtctgacttgttggaagCATTGTGCCACTCCCAAAAAAGAGCAAGGGAGGCCGAAAAAGCAGCGCAACAAGCATACAGTGAGAAGGAGCACCTTCTGAGCCTCTTTTTCAGACAGGCCTCGCAACTCTTTGCTTACAAGCAATGGTTTCACATCCTGCAGCTGGAGAATCTGTGCCTTCAACTCCAAAACATAAACCAGCCTTTGTTGAATCTGATTCCAGCATCATTACCTTCGATGTCAATGAAGGAAATGCAGCTGAAGAAGAAGAGTCATCGCAGAAATGGTAACAAAAAATGTGGGATTGGAAAATGTGTTGTTGCTTTTGCTGTGGGTTTAGGCCTTTCTGGTGCTGGTTTGATTCTTGGTTGGACTTGGACCATGGGATGGATGTTTCCTTCATTATAA
- the LOC130944286 gene encoding uncharacterized protein LOC130944286 gives MAATATAEAGSQWPFSCDLEVDFGHEQHADIVCAALAVDKELQPDKVKRLMTVSHGKLSAHFEATEARFLRASFSAFIDVLTLATKTIEEFGQEMEL, from the exons ATGGCTGCCACAGCAACAGCAGAAGCCGGATCCCAATGGCCATTCAGCtg TGacctagaagtggattttggACATGAACAACATGCTGATATCGTATGCGCAGCCTTAGCTGTTGATAAGGAG TTGCAACCAGACAAGGTGAAACGACTCATGACAGTGTCTCATGGAAAGCTTTCAGC GCATTTTGAGGCAACAGAAGCAAGATTTCTTCGAGCATCTTTTAGTGCTTTTATAGATGTCCTTACACTGgccacaaaaacaattgaagaatttggtcaagaaaTGGAGTTGTGA